The genomic window CCAGGCAACTTATTCCTTGTTCCAAACCGATGGCTTTCAGCAACCTCCAATGCCATGGTATTGTAGTGCTGCTCAAGATTACACAAAATGTCCGATAGCGCCATGTCTTAAGGCTTAGCAGGAGTCAACAAATTCTCAAATACTTCTGGGCCTGCTTCCATCATAAAGATCACATTTTGCATTTCCTCCACTGTCTGATTAACAGCTGGATTATCAGGATCTTTGAGGATTTTATGAGCAGTGAAAAACATCTCCAGCTGCTCCACATAGGCACCAAAAGACTCTCAGTCACATCTGTACTCTTCCAGATGCCTAATAATACCTGTTGATGCAGCCATCTTCAAAGGtcagttcacccacatgtacCAGCCTTTTCTCTAATACTTGATGTTTAAGCCTCTTCCTCAGCAAAAAACACCTCACAGTTCCTATGCTGATATGTTGGAAGCTTCTCCAATCAAATTTAGTTGGCGAAATCTTATCCTTATCACCAGACTGTGATATCTTTGCGAGACAATAAGAGACTGCTGTATGCACATGAAATCCAAGTACCCAACTGAAACTGGTTTATTCTGGTTTgcttatatacatacatacacaaatgtCCTCAAGAGGGTGCTATTACACTTATCAGCACTCTCCGAATTGCAGTGACTGCTGTTACATAGCCAAATGTGACAGCTTTTTGCATGTGGCACAACCCCTCAGTTGACTAATGGATGAATAGTCAGTTGCTCTGTTTCTGATAATGAACGTAGGGGGTGGAATGTTGGCCAAGGCACCAGCAGAACTGCCTGCTCACTTCCTCAAAGGGTCTTTAGCGGCAAATTGAAATGCAGAGCAGGGTAGATGGGGCCCTCGGTTTAATATCTTATCTGAAGGATGACACCTCAGAGATTGTGTCCGTCCTCAGTACAGCCTAGAATTTGCActgaagtcctgaagtgggattttctgattcagaggtgaaagTGCTGTTAGGTGAGGTCAGGTGACACTTGTCACAGGACTGTAGTACTGCactaacacaataccctgggatTCTTGAAGCGGTGACTTCAAAATAGATTTTGCAGGGGCTTGCTCGATCGAGTTAAAGGAAAAAAAACGAGGCGTGAAGAatcttgttttttttatatattgtgAAGTTGAACTTCAGTCATGTCATCTGGGGATTCAGGTACAAAAATAAGCATAATTACCCTAACAGGAACAAGAACAATAGGGTTTCAAAATACACTTTCGCCTGACAGAAATAAACCAGCATTTGGGAAGCGCTTCTAGGTAATTTACTGCTCAATGTGAACATTAGCAGATTGTTAAGATAACTTAATTCACACATTTTCACTAATTATTGCTGCTATCCAGTGGAAGGTCACAAATTGCTACTTTGTTCCACTAGGAGATAAAGCACAGAATTGATATGATTCCCATCTCCTCGATACAGGCTTGTGCATCTTTTAAGTTGGGTTATTAAGAGAATGAAACTAAAACAGACAAATGAGTAGCTGCTGTGACATTTTGATTTGTATCCCATCTTTTAACGCTGGCTCCAAGTACCACAAAAAAGACTCATTACAAAAGCCCATCTTAATATATCAAACAGTTTAAATGAATTACCTGCTACACAAAGGGCTCTGTTCCCAAAGGCTTACGCTTTGCTATTTTTGCAGCTATCTACATGAATGTTTCTGATACTTAAATAAAAGGACAAAATATAAGCAGGAAAGCATAACCCCGATTCTTAAGCACTTGAATATCTCAGTCCATCCCCTGCTTCATATTGTAACTAATTAATATGTAAATCATGGGTGCTTGATGTGGATGGGCTGTTTGTGTGCTGTTCACATCTAAGCAGAGCTTTCCCCCTGTTATCACGGAAATGAATGTCACCTGAAAGGTTGAAATACAAGCGAATTAAAACCAGCAACTGCTGATTGTATCTCTGGGCCACCAAGAGGATGTCACCAGGGCAACTAGTGACTGTAAAGACCTGAGTCTTTCAAAATAGGCCAGGCAAAGTATAAACCACTTTGATCACACTGGCGCAGTCTAAGCAAGTATACAAGGAACTGGTGCCCATGAACCGATTCATGCCAAGTAAACAGCGAAATCTGCTTCCCTTCTCCCAGTGCCAGACTTGGTGAACCCactcatcatcaccatcaccatccccctctccacctccccaaagTGGGGCCTGCAGTTTGGAAAACAGAACTCCCAGAGACACCAGCCTCCCAGAAATAAAAGGGGTTTCAAATATTTTGGAAGAACCAAAAGAGAAGGTTCTATAACTTAATAGGTGAAATATGGTACATTTTTAAAAGATGTCTGAAACATATGGACTTCCTTGGAAGCTCGCCCATTGGTCAATAACAAACATAGAAACCTGGCCCCAATGTCACTGATGTCAAACGTGTCAAACTGTGATCACGCAGAGCACAGAAAATGTGCAATCTGTCATGACTTGGAAGTGTGGTTTGAAGTGCAAGAGGATAACACAAATTTTGGGAACTGAACCTGGCAACATTCCAATAATACAAACACCTGCGTCATAGTCAtacagttatacagcacagaaacaggccattcggcccatcgtgtctgggCTGGCCAATCAAGCCCCCTATCTACtataatcccgttttccagcactcggcccatagccttgtatgctatggcatttcacaTGTTcctctaaatacttcttaaatgttgtgagggttcctgcctctaccaccctttcaagcagtgaattccagatccccccccaccctctggatgaaaagatttttcctcaagtcccctccaaacctcctgccccttaccttaagtctatgcctgctggttattgatcccaccaccaaagggaaaagcttcttcctatccaacctatctatgcccctcataattttgtacacctcaatgtcccccccctcagccttctctgctctaaggaaaacaaccccagcctatccaatctctcttcataactgaaatgctccagcccaggcaacatcctggtgaatctcctctgcaccctgtccaatgcaatcacatccttcctattgtgtggcgaccagaattgcacacagtactctagctgtagcTTAACaaacattttatacagctccattataacctccctgttcttgtattcaGTGCTTTGACTAATAAAGGTAAATATCCTGTAtgttttcttaaccaccttatgtacctgtcctgctgccttccgATGAGAATCAAATTGAAATTTTGGAAAACaaaccttaaaaaaaaatcaaaactggCAAGTTTTAAAATGACAATTTATTGGATGTCAAGTATGGACTAAAATCGTTAGGCACAAGACTAAAGTACATATTtcttatacaaaaacagaattacctggaaaaactcagcaggtctggcagcatcggcggagaagaaaagagttgacgtttcgagtcctcatgacccttcgaagggtcatgaggactcgaaacgtcaactcttttcttctccgccgatgctgccagacctgctgagtttttccaggtaattctgtttttgttttggatttccagcatccgcagtttttttgtttttttgtttttatacatatTTCTTATGTCTTGCACACATGAAGATGTATGAGAACAGTAACTCTCCCTGTTAACCATGTCTAGTGAAACTGTTCAGTGAATTTggtttctgggtgaactgttggAAGGGATAGGTAACGTGATCTGGTAATTTTAATACATCGGAGCTGCACGTCTTAATAATGAGACTGAACTTGAAGCTGAATTTCAAATGACATGAAACTGAAGTTTCCCTTTGTGACTCTGTTTGCTGATGTTTTTCAGGCTCCCTAAGGTCAACCTATAGATCAACAGGTTGGAGGGGTAGCGGATTGCTTTCCACACCTCTCAGGGAACCTCCTGGATTTggatacagatcaaccataatctaactgaatggtggaactgaCTCAAGGGGCTGGATGGGCCATTCCTGTTCCTTTTTCCTTCTTGTGTTCTTACTGGGtaaagggagtgcagcatagGTGGAGGAGTTGCGATATCTGGGGCTAATATGCCTTCCTCCCCTAAAAGGATTGTTATGGATCCTGGCACTAACTGCAGGAGAAGGGAGTGAAGGTAGGATCCAGCAACAActacttgcttttatatagcacctttaatgtaggaaaacaccTCAAGGCATTCactcaaaaaacaaaaaaaaaagacaaagtgTCAACACAGCCTTTCATTAAAATGTTATCCAATGCCATGGTGTTATCCAGCCTCGGTTAATTTCAGTGGCACCAGGTTTGTAGTTTGATAAAGTTTAATTTACCACTGATTCTCCAGTCAATGGAAGCCAGCTTCTCTAAAATTAATATGGATTTCAGGTTTGATTTCACAAACAATCCCCAAGAGGTCTTGCAGAACCTTTTCACTATTCTGTTCATGGTTGCTTACGAGCCCATTGATTTTTGCTTTGGTTTGCTCATCCACTTTGACTAAAAGGTTACCTTGAGATCCCATGATCTAGGACAAAACAGAGACAAGTTTATTGTAAACAGAAGGCCACATCATTGGGTTTTTCCACTGGAAACATTTTGGTAACAGTTCTTGAAATTCGGATGTTTACAGCATATATATTTAAGATTCCCATTTTTCTTCCTCCattttctccctccccttctcctgaATACACTGGGAGAAGATTCTGTGGGTGTCAGAGTTCCTCTGTTACTTTTACACAAAATGACCTGCTTTATGTTTGAGGCTGAACAGCAATTGATAGTGTATTATTGAGTAAGTGAAGCTAGCAGAGGCAAACCTGATCCTGTCCTCATGCAGCATCCATGCATATGTACTTTGCTtatatgtagccatggaaaatAGAAACTCTGACTGATATCCTTCCTTGTCCATCCAGCATAGagacagggggcagaatttttcgctcggtaTGTGGGCAGACGGacgctcgagtgtgaaatagctCGCGATGAtggtcgggcgagtgtcccgatgtcatcgtgcactcacgcgatattttggtcagcgggtgtGCATGAGAGGTGGAAGCGCactcgctgacaattaagagacctatttAAGACCATTAAAGTAGTAATCAACTgagattttttgctgcccatccaatgttatggttggcagccgggtgaattggccaggcggcctttgcatttttcaggaaacctcatctatgggtgggatgaggtttccgatattaattctaaaaaaagcattaaaatgtttggacagaattttcatcatccgtATGTCccagtgactgattctgatgcgtggcaTTTTTTCCcacagtttttaaaatctctcttTATTGCATTTAagtccttcagctccctgaggcagctctctgccttcagggagcttgcaTTCCGCGCTCCCCCAcgcccgcgctgacttcagcgcttgccctcaccccaccctcacccccggcagcgctgagccttccaGCGCGCCTGTCaccctggctggctgttaattggccagccagcataaaatcacagtcgggggccaATTGCGGTTGGCGTCCGTTCCCCAGCagctcccaggcccaccaatcgTGGGTGCCCGCTGAACTAGAAATCCTGCCCAGGGAGTCCTGTTGCGACACAGCACTGGCCAAAAGATTGACGCTAGGTCCTTACTGATCGGTCTGGCCTGgtaccacaacacacacaccgctTTTACGCAACGGGCAATTTGGGCTGTATCTTTTCTCAGACTTTTTTTCAAGCATACATGCCCCGGACTCCCACCATGATTCTAAGAAGCCCAGCAAAGCCTACCGTCAAACAGTACAGGACGTGGTTGCGCCTGTCATAAACTGCACCTCTCCCTTGAAAGGCCAGTGACGCCAAGATGAGCCGTGAGGAAGTGACACCCTCAATTCTCACTGAATCAGAAGGGACTGGAAGCTGATACACTAAGCAACTTGAGGCATTCTGCACTCTAGATGATAATACATGGGCCCCACCTCTGGGTTATAAATGTCTCTTAGctgtgaagattttttttttaaattaaaacttaaTTTATTGGATTGGCCccctgagagggcacagtgaacTCTTGTACTCTTCTATCCGTCCCCACCActaaccccactctccccacctcccGAACACATATTCACGCACTCAAAATGACCAGCTGCATGGACAGGAAAAGGCACCAAGGATGTGTTCATGTTAGCGCGGATGCTTGCCAGGTCCCATGTAGAATGCCTGCACATTGATCTTGCATAAGCCAATGGGGTTAGCACTAGGGTGCAACAGGGAGCACAATTCCCAGAGGATCCATCAGGATTGCGCCCTGTGGATTTTCAAGACCATGGTCTGTTATTTTGGGAATCTTAACTTAATTATGATATTGTCAAAACGTAAAGTCATGACATAAATGGAGTGGGCTCTGATTTGCGGCCAGGAGTGAGATTCAATAATGTCTCCATTTTTGAAGTTGTGGGTAACTCCACAAATCTGTTATGTGGCCAGGACCGCTAAGAAATGTTTTAAATCCCATTGCTCTTGGCCACAATTCTTTTAAGAAGGAACAGTGTGCAGGGACTTTACATTCGTAACCAATGATTCTAACAATATGGTTCATTCAGCCTAATTTTCAAAGCATGCAGCAATTAAAACAAGTCTACTTGTTTGCATTAATACGCACCGAATCTTGCTTTtgtctgaactctctctccctttgcagACGATATTGATCTATCTCAGCTTGAGCCTCATCCTTTGCTTGTTTCAGCCGCCGTCCTTTCCCTACAAGCAATATTCACAAAGAAAATGCCTGATAAGTGTTTTATACCAATTCTGCCACAGATCTAATAAACAGATCGGACACAAAGGGAACCAATGGATTGCAAAAAATGAAACTGTTGAATGAAACTGGACTGATTAATAATGCTCATGTGAGTTATGTCGACCTACGTCTAGAATGATTTCTTTTCTATgatatattgatttttttttcatggaGATGCTGCTTCTATTCCATTTCTTGTGCATGATTTTCATTAGGTACCCAACTACAAAATCTAATTATAGAAGGTTACTGCTGTTTATTTTCTGATTCCTCACTGCTGTTCTGAGCTGCTGTAACCTGCAGCCTAATGCCTTCTTTATGATATGTTCAGCACaacatggtggtaatggtggtgGCTTGCCAGAAACCACTGCAGGAATCAGTGTGCGTCGGGTAAGTGTTTTGTCTGTCAAACTGGCAGGGGTCGCAGTGGCTTAATAGATTGGTGCTTTTGTCCGAAACCCCAGAACTGAGCTGGGGCTTCAGCCCTGCTATTTTCCAAACAATGAGTTGCGAGCAATGAGGTGgtaggattgggggtgggggtgtggtgtgcaTATCATGGGCTGTTTTTGCACA from Carcharodon carcharias isolate sCarCar2 chromosome 16, sCarCar2.pri, whole genome shotgun sequence includes these protein-coding regions:
- the LOC121289370 gene encoding V-type proton ATPase subunit G 3-like, encoding MTSHSQGIHQLLQAEKRAKEKLEEAKKRKGRRLKQAKDEAQAEIDQYRLQREREFRQKQDSIMGSQGNLLVKVDEQTKAKINGLVSNHEQNSEKVLQDLLGIVCEIKPEIHINFREAGFH